Proteins encoded in a region of the Anopheles aquasalis chromosome 2, idAnoAquaMG_Q_19, whole genome shotgun sequence genome:
- the LOC126571121 gene encoding proteoglycan Cow isoform X2 translates to MSKLWFTFTVCLLLATIGSSVVDAKKKLPNGGSTGSSGSNGNKYSDGDFEFIDEDDKSNQQQQQLDPSMQLKQDQQQQQQMMTEKKKWIHDPSSDLCKPLNCKKKELCLLEDAYTAVCVSKKELHKNKFISSYNSLANREEIITKSKYYDEEEAKRKADVEAEAAAAAAAAANGLVSGGTGNGGGAGAGDGGGSMALMAASGDSSTGSNGNDGTSSGLEQEDREDDESSSQDDDVFYDSEGSEKDQQQQQQQQQQQQQQQQQQEEEDEENCKPCPVVKPTFLCGSDNRTYSSLCRMDYHNCIHGSIIKVNCKGFCPCKDGNLLLDLKKQQRMSDRMSAFNAKYQRTIDSNDINADNLIPSAKKEDKNRHYNHINSQYTFTPEEIKYDNKHYKYIKYTTYKSKQPSRQYETGYQGATGGRFAEDKHKIRGYNEMLDKPASSSSNGGAPTIANSNKPSKQSGSTRYGAGGGGGMMKVNECKPQQLTAIGNRLLDWFSVIMADSKKRRQHQQQKNKIHFPGACKLEARWMFGHLDLNNDGELSTQELYDLEHDQNERCIKPFIDTCDLDQDGTIDPREWCRCFEKTDRPCAAVRRRLGNDLSGSYAPDCDSQGFYKPTQCHLAVGICWCVDEHGVEFANTRTRGKPNCEIINNATTLNSDDEDTEDSDDDDDSQEGSADRLLVF, encoded by the exons GATGATAAAAgcaatcaacagcagcagcaactggacCCTTCGATGCAGCTCAAGCaggaccagcaacagcagcagcagatgatgacggaaaagaagaaatggatTCACGATCCATCCA GTGATCTATGCAAACCGCTCAACTGCAAGAAGAAAGAACTGTGCCTGCTAGAGGATGCGTACACGGCCGTTTGCGTTTCCAAGAAGGAGCTGCACAAGAACAA ATTCATCAGCAGCTATAACTCTCTTGCAAACAG GGAGGAGATCATCACCAAGAGCAAGTACTacgacgaggaggaagcgaaacggaaggcCGATGTTGaggcggaagcagcagcagctgcagccgctgccgccaacGGGCTCGTCAGTGGTGGGACTGGCAAcggcggcggtgctggtgccggtgatggAGGCGGCAGCATGGCACTGATGGCGGCCAGCGGCGATAGTAGCACCGGAAGCAACGGTAACGATGGTACCAGCAGCGGACTAGAGCAGGAGGACCGTGAAGATGACGAGAGCTCATCCCAGGACGATGACGTGTTCTATGATAGCGAGGGCAGCGAGAaggatcaacagcaacaacagcaacaacaacaacagcagcagcagcagcagcaacagcaggaggaggaagatgaggaaAACTGCAAACCGTGCCCGGTGGTGAAGCCAACGTTCCTGTGCGGCAGCGACAACCGGACCTACTCGTCGCTCTGCCGGATGGACTATCACAACTGCATCcacggcagcatcatcaaagtGAACTGCAAAGGATTCTGTCCCTGCAAAG aTGGCAACCTACTGCTGGATCTGaaaaagcagcagcgcatGAGTGACCGGATGAGTGCGTTCAACGCCAAGTACCAGCGGACCATCGACAGCAATGACATCAACGCAGACAATCTCATCCCGTCGGCCAAG AAGGAGGACAAGAACCGCCACTACAACCACATCAACTCACAGTACACGTTCACGCCGGAGGAGATCAAGTACGACAACAAGCACTACAAGTACATTAAGTACACCACGTACAAAAGCAAG caaccatcgcGCCAGTACGAGACAGGGTACCAgggtgccaccggtggccgtttCGCCGAGGACAAACATAAAATTCGAGGCTACAACGAGATGCTCGACAAGccggccagtagcagcagcaacggcggtgCCCCAACCAttgccaacagcaacaaaccatCGAAACAATCCGGCTCGACAC GCTACGGAGcaggagggggaggtggtATGATGAAGGTGAACGAGTGCAAACCGCAGCAACTGACGGCGATCGGTAACCGGCTGCTCGACTGGTTCTCCGTCATCATGGCGGACAGCAAGAagcggcggcagcaccagcagcagaagaacaagATCCACTTCCCGGGCGCCTGCAAGCTCGAAGCCCGCTGGATGTTTGGCCATCTCGATCTGAACAACGACGGTGAGCTGTCGACGCAGGAGCTGTACGATCTCGAGCACGATCAGAACGAACGGTGCATCAAACCGTTCATCGATACGTGTGACCTGGACCAGGATGGGACGATAGATCCGCGTGAATGGTGCCGCTGCTTCGAGAAGACTGACCGCCCGTGTGCGGCCGTCCGGCGGCGACTCGGCAATGATCTCAGTG GTTCGTACGCACCGGATTGCGATAGCCAGGGTTTCTACAAGCCTACGCAGTGTCATCTGGCCGTCGGTATCTGCTGGTGTGTGGATGAGCATGGAGTTGAGTTCGCAAACACGCGCACCCGAGGAAAACCGAACTGCG AAATTATCAACAATGCGACAACCCTCAACtcggacgacgaggacacgGAGGActcggatgacgatgatgacagcCAGGAGGGTAGCGCGGATCGTCTGCTGGTCTTCTAA
- the LOC126571121 gene encoding proteoglycan Cow isoform X1, which translates to MSKLWFTFTVCLLLATIGSSVVDAKKKLPNGGSTGSSGSNGNKYSDGDFEFIDEDDKSNQQQQQLDPSMQLKQDQQQQQQMMTEKKKWIHDPSSDLCKPLNCKKKELCLLEDAYTAVCVSKKELHKNKFISSYNSLANREEIITKSKYYDEEEAKRKADVEAEAAAAAAAAANGLVSGGTGNGGGAGAGDGGGSMALMAASGDSSTGSNGNDGTSSGLEQEDREDDESSSQDDDVFYDSEGSEKDQQQQQQQQQQQQQQQQQQEEEDEENCKPCPVVKPTFLCGSDNRTYSSLCRMDYHNCIHGSIIKVNCKGFCPCKDGNLLLDLKKQQRMSDRMSAFNAKYQRTIDSNDINADNLIPSAKKEDKNRHYNHINSQYTFTPEEIKYDNKHYKYIKYTTYKSKQPSRQYETGYQGATGGRFAEDKHKIRGYNEMLDKPASSSSNGGAPTIANSNKPSKQSGSTRYGAGGGGGMMKVNECKPQQLTAIGNRLLDWFSVIMADSKKRRQHQQQKNKIHFPGACKLEARWMFGHLDLNNDGELSTQELYDLEHDQNERCIKPFIDTCDLDQDGTIDPREWCRCFEKTDRPCAAVRRRLGNDLSGSYAPDCDSQGFYKPTQCHLAVGICWCVDEHGVEFANTRTRGKPNCEEIINNATTLNSDDEDTEDSDDDDDSQEGSADRLLVF; encoded by the exons GATGATAAAAgcaatcaacagcagcagcaactggacCCTTCGATGCAGCTCAAGCaggaccagcaacagcagcagcagatgatgacggaaaagaagaaatggatTCACGATCCATCCA GTGATCTATGCAAACCGCTCAACTGCAAGAAGAAAGAACTGTGCCTGCTAGAGGATGCGTACACGGCCGTTTGCGTTTCCAAGAAGGAGCTGCACAAGAACAA ATTCATCAGCAGCTATAACTCTCTTGCAAACAG GGAGGAGATCATCACCAAGAGCAAGTACTacgacgaggaggaagcgaaacggaaggcCGATGTTGaggcggaagcagcagcagctgcagccgctgccgccaacGGGCTCGTCAGTGGTGGGACTGGCAAcggcggcggtgctggtgccggtgatggAGGCGGCAGCATGGCACTGATGGCGGCCAGCGGCGATAGTAGCACCGGAAGCAACGGTAACGATGGTACCAGCAGCGGACTAGAGCAGGAGGACCGTGAAGATGACGAGAGCTCATCCCAGGACGATGACGTGTTCTATGATAGCGAGGGCAGCGAGAaggatcaacagcaacaacagcaacaacaacaacagcagcagcagcagcagcaacagcaggaggaggaagatgaggaaAACTGCAAACCGTGCCCGGTGGTGAAGCCAACGTTCCTGTGCGGCAGCGACAACCGGACCTACTCGTCGCTCTGCCGGATGGACTATCACAACTGCATCcacggcagcatcatcaaagtGAACTGCAAAGGATTCTGTCCCTGCAAAG aTGGCAACCTACTGCTGGATCTGaaaaagcagcagcgcatGAGTGACCGGATGAGTGCGTTCAACGCCAAGTACCAGCGGACCATCGACAGCAATGACATCAACGCAGACAATCTCATCCCGTCGGCCAAG AAGGAGGACAAGAACCGCCACTACAACCACATCAACTCACAGTACACGTTCACGCCGGAGGAGATCAAGTACGACAACAAGCACTACAAGTACATTAAGTACACCACGTACAAAAGCAAG caaccatcgcGCCAGTACGAGACAGGGTACCAgggtgccaccggtggccgtttCGCCGAGGACAAACATAAAATTCGAGGCTACAACGAGATGCTCGACAAGccggccagtagcagcagcaacggcggtgCCCCAACCAttgccaacagcaacaaaccatCGAAACAATCCGGCTCGACAC GCTACGGAGcaggagggggaggtggtATGATGAAGGTGAACGAGTGCAAACCGCAGCAACTGACGGCGATCGGTAACCGGCTGCTCGACTGGTTCTCCGTCATCATGGCGGACAGCAAGAagcggcggcagcaccagcagcagaagaacaagATCCACTTCCCGGGCGCCTGCAAGCTCGAAGCCCGCTGGATGTTTGGCCATCTCGATCTGAACAACGACGGTGAGCTGTCGACGCAGGAGCTGTACGATCTCGAGCACGATCAGAACGAACGGTGCATCAAACCGTTCATCGATACGTGTGACCTGGACCAGGATGGGACGATAGATCCGCGTGAATGGTGCCGCTGCTTCGAGAAGACTGACCGCCCGTGTGCGGCCGTCCGGCGGCGACTCGGCAATGATCTCAGTG GTTCGTACGCACCGGATTGCGATAGCCAGGGTTTCTACAAGCCTACGCAGTGTCATCTGGCCGTCGGTATCTGCTGGTGTGTGGATGAGCATGGAGTTGAGTTCGCAAACACGCGCACCCGAGGAAAACCGAACTGCG AAGAAATTATCAACAATGCGACAACCCTCAACtcggacgacgaggacacgGAGGActcggatgacgatgatgacagcCAGGAGGGTAGCGCGGATCGTCTGCTGGTCTTCTAA
- the LOC126571121 gene encoding proteoglycan Cow isoform X3, with product MSKLWFTFTVCLLLATIGSSVVDAKKKLPNGGSTGSSGSNGNKYSDGDFEFIDEDDKSNQQQQQLDPSMQLKQDQQQQQQMMTEKKKWIHDPSSDLCKPLNCKKKELCLLEDAYTAVCVSKKELHKNKEEIITKSKYYDEEEAKRKADVEAEAAAAAAAAANGLVSGGTGNGGGAGAGDGGGSMALMAASGDSSTGSNGNDGTSSGLEQEDREDDESSSQDDDVFYDSEGSEKDQQQQQQQQQQQQQQQQQQEEEDEENCKPCPVVKPTFLCGSDNRTYSSLCRMDYHNCIHGSIIKVNCKGFCPCKDGNLLLDLKKQQRMSDRMSAFNAKYQRTIDSNDINADNLIPSAKKEDKNRHYNHINSQYTFTPEEIKYDNKHYKYIKYTTYKSKQPSRQYETGYQGATGGRFAEDKHKIRGYNEMLDKPASSSSNGGAPTIANSNKPSKQSGSTRYGAGGGGGMMKVNECKPQQLTAIGNRLLDWFSVIMADSKKRRQHQQQKNKIHFPGACKLEARWMFGHLDLNNDGELSTQELYDLEHDQNERCIKPFIDTCDLDQDGTIDPREWCRCFEKTDRPCAAVRRRLGNDLSGSYAPDCDSQGFYKPTQCHLAVGICWCVDEHGVEFANTRTRGKPNCEEIINNATTLNSDDEDTEDSDDDDDSQEGSADRLLVF from the exons GATGATAAAAgcaatcaacagcagcagcaactggacCCTTCGATGCAGCTCAAGCaggaccagcaacagcagcagcagatgatgacggaaaagaagaaatggatTCACGATCCATCCA GTGATCTATGCAAACCGCTCAACTGCAAGAAGAAAGAACTGTGCCTGCTAGAGGATGCGTACACGGCCGTTTGCGTTTCCAAGAAGGAGCTGCACAAGAACAA GGAGGAGATCATCACCAAGAGCAAGTACTacgacgaggaggaagcgaaacggaaggcCGATGTTGaggcggaagcagcagcagctgcagccgctgccgccaacGGGCTCGTCAGTGGTGGGACTGGCAAcggcggcggtgctggtgccggtgatggAGGCGGCAGCATGGCACTGATGGCGGCCAGCGGCGATAGTAGCACCGGAAGCAACGGTAACGATGGTACCAGCAGCGGACTAGAGCAGGAGGACCGTGAAGATGACGAGAGCTCATCCCAGGACGATGACGTGTTCTATGATAGCGAGGGCAGCGAGAaggatcaacagcaacaacagcaacaacaacaacagcagcagcagcagcagcaacagcaggaggaggaagatgaggaaAACTGCAAACCGTGCCCGGTGGTGAAGCCAACGTTCCTGTGCGGCAGCGACAACCGGACCTACTCGTCGCTCTGCCGGATGGACTATCACAACTGCATCcacggcagcatcatcaaagtGAACTGCAAAGGATTCTGTCCCTGCAAAG aTGGCAACCTACTGCTGGATCTGaaaaagcagcagcgcatGAGTGACCGGATGAGTGCGTTCAACGCCAAGTACCAGCGGACCATCGACAGCAATGACATCAACGCAGACAATCTCATCCCGTCGGCCAAG AAGGAGGACAAGAACCGCCACTACAACCACATCAACTCACAGTACACGTTCACGCCGGAGGAGATCAAGTACGACAACAAGCACTACAAGTACATTAAGTACACCACGTACAAAAGCAAG caaccatcgcGCCAGTACGAGACAGGGTACCAgggtgccaccggtggccgtttCGCCGAGGACAAACATAAAATTCGAGGCTACAACGAGATGCTCGACAAGccggccagtagcagcagcaacggcggtgCCCCAACCAttgccaacagcaacaaaccatCGAAACAATCCGGCTCGACAC GCTACGGAGcaggagggggaggtggtATGATGAAGGTGAACGAGTGCAAACCGCAGCAACTGACGGCGATCGGTAACCGGCTGCTCGACTGGTTCTCCGTCATCATGGCGGACAGCAAGAagcggcggcagcaccagcagcagaagaacaagATCCACTTCCCGGGCGCCTGCAAGCTCGAAGCCCGCTGGATGTTTGGCCATCTCGATCTGAACAACGACGGTGAGCTGTCGACGCAGGAGCTGTACGATCTCGAGCACGATCAGAACGAACGGTGCATCAAACCGTTCATCGATACGTGTGACCTGGACCAGGATGGGACGATAGATCCGCGTGAATGGTGCCGCTGCTTCGAGAAGACTGACCGCCCGTGTGCGGCCGTCCGGCGGCGACTCGGCAATGATCTCAGTG GTTCGTACGCACCGGATTGCGATAGCCAGGGTTTCTACAAGCCTACGCAGTGTCATCTGGCCGTCGGTATCTGCTGGTGTGTGGATGAGCATGGAGTTGAGTTCGCAAACACGCGCACCCGAGGAAAACCGAACTGCG AAGAAATTATCAACAATGCGACAACCCTCAACtcggacgacgaggacacgGAGGActcggatgacgatgatgacagcCAGGAGGGTAGCGCGGATCGTCTGCTGGTCTTCTAA